From the genome of Uranotaenia lowii strain MFRU-FL chromosome 1, ASM2978415v1, whole genome shotgun sequence, one region includes:
- the LOC129739977 gene encoding uncharacterized protein LOC129739977 gives MAAIMKFVALLALVAVIHANPVAKKRSISNLIDVVEEYKLLFNDLSHEKDQLLQFARVSLFATYSLMNQDLLKDLGHTRNAIEFGFDELIGDIAEEITEGGNEECLLNLTAQIRREQVELAETMGVCSALTGSAKDDLSYSFYEFIDLLQRLSTALSEYVLWSFAVENSVTHADRQAENIRQMYEDSVEMWDEVVLPLIQFEINAMEYNRPIIVANNKDCLDILIEKVDLLNEELREQLGSCSAIRA, from the exons ATGGCAGCTATCATGAAATTCGTTGCACTTCTAGCACTCGTGGCG GTCATCCATGCTAATCCCGTGGCCAAGAAGAGGTCAATTTCGAATCTGATCGACGTTGTTGAGGAATACAAACTGCTTTTCAATGACCTGAGCCATGAAAAGGATCAACTGCTGCAGTTTGCACGTGTTTCCCTGTTTGCCACGTATAGTCTCATGAACCAAGACCTTCTGAAGGATTTGGGCCATACCCGAAATGCCATCGAGTTCGGCTTCGACGAGTTGATCGGGGACATTGCTGAGGAAATCACAGAAGGAGGCAACGAAGAATGCCTGCTGAATCTGACTGCCCAAATCCGACGTGAACAAGTCGAATTGGCTGAAACGATGGGCGTTTGCTCAGCTCTCACCGGTTCAGCTAAGGATGATCTGTCCTATTCGTTCTACGAATTCATCGATCTTCTCCAGCGTTTGTCGACCGCACTGAGCGAATACGTTCTCTGGTCGTTTGCTGTTGAAAATTCCGTCACCCATGCAGATCGGCAAGCGGAAAACATTCGCCAAATGTACGAAGATTCGGTTGAAATGTGGGACGAGGTGGTGCTGCCCTTGATCCAGTTCGAGATCAATGCCATGGAGTACAACAGGCCGATCATTGTGGCCAATAACAAGGACTGTCTGGATATACTGATTGAGAAGGTTGACTTGTTGAATGAGGAATTGCGGGAGCAGCTCGGCAGCTGCAGTGCGATAAGAGCCTAA